A genomic window from Candidatus Woesearchaeota archaeon includes:
- a CDS encoding deoxyhypusine synthase, which yields MPEAPKEYKDQKIYNVAPAPDVDHLPKVRGYDFEKPFNINEFLKSYGTTGFQAAHLGRAMDIIEEMRKENATIFLGYTSNMVTSGIREVIKFLVKHKMVHVLVTTAGGIEEDMIKCLKPFAVGIFNVSGRSMYEKGINRTGNIFIPNDRYLYFEKFINPFLDRLYKEQKEKNVTHTTSDICRELGKEIASEQNHEDSILYWAAKNNIPVFCPAITDGSFGDLVYFMKQRHPDFKIEISGDTKKIVDIALNAEKSGTIILGAGLAKHYILNANIFRDGAEYAVYINTADEFDGSDSGAMTEEAITWGKIKANAQHVKVHGDATIIFPLLVAGTFGKKEELNN from the coding sequence ATGCCAGAAGCGCCAAAAGAATACAAAGATCAGAAAATCTACAATGTAGCTCCTGCTCCTGATGTAGATCATTTGCCTAAAGTCAGAGGGTATGATTTTGAAAAGCCATTCAATATCAACGAATTCCTGAAGAGTTACGGCACAACAGGATTTCAGGCAGCGCATCTTGGAAGAGCGATGGACATTATCGAAGAAATGCGCAAAGAAAACGCGACTATTTTTCTCGGCTACACCAGCAACATGGTCACCTCTGGAATCAGAGAAGTCATTAAATTTCTCGTCAAGCACAAGATGGTACACGTCTTGGTCACGACAGCAGGTGGCATTGAAGAAGATATGATCAAGTGCCTCAAACCATTCGCAGTGGGCATTTTCAATGTCAGCGGCAGAAGCATGTATGAAAAAGGTATCAACAGAACAGGAAATATTTTTATTCCAAATGACCGCTACTTGTATTTTGAAAAATTTATCAATCCATTTTTAGACAGACTCTACAAAGAACAGAAAGAAAAAAATGTTACCCACACGACAAGCGATATTTGCAGAGAGCTTGGAAAGGAAATCGCAAGCGAACAAAATCATGAAGACTCTATTTTATATTGGGCAGCGAAAAACAATATTCCTGTATTTTGCCCGGCGATAACAGACGGATCGTTTGGCGACCTTGTCTATTTCATGAAGCAGCGACATCCGGATTTCAAGATTGAAATTTCAGGAGACACAAAAAAGATTGTGGACATTGCGTTGAACGCGGAAAAATCAGGGACAATTATTTTGGGCGCAGGACTTGCGAAGCATTACATCCTCAACGCGAACATTTTCAGAGATGGCGCGGAGTATGCGGTCTACATTAATACAGCGGATGAGTTTGATGGATCAGATTCAGGCGCGATGACAGAAGAAGCGATTACCTGGGGAAAAATTAAAGCAAACGCGCAACATGTCAAAGTACACGGAGATGCAACGATCATTTTCCCATTGTTAGTTGCCGGGACGTTTGGAAAAAAGGAAGAATTAAATAATTAA
- a CDS encoding ATP-binding protein, with product MNIQQAQQLEQQAKTIPDKQKSRALYLDAAELYLQLSKNDKKNEKLFVQKATELYLKAQEIPIIEQTQSSAAKKPKLSFKDVGGLEKLKEAITSKIIRPLKHPFIYQHYGKKIGGGILLYGPPGCGKSLIAEAAAGEANVAFFHVKSSDLKGKYVGETEKNIANLFAEARKYQPSIIFFDEFELLGGERTTAGEYQKSAVAQLLTEMNGVGTKNDQILLIAATNEPWSIDLALKREGRFGQTVLVPHPDLESRKQIFSLALKDKPVSSDVVFEKLAALTDGYSGADITAIVNIAIDQAMQRYFATKYLQDLTLADLLFGIDQVKPRLKQWYSKANKIITERNEQEGYEELVGVAAVST from the coding sequence ATGAACATACAACAAGCACAACAATTAGAACAACAAGCGAAAACAATTCCTGATAAACAAAAATCTCGAGCACTCTATCTCGACGCTGCAGAATTGTATCTTCAATTATCAAAGAACGACAAAAAAAACGAAAAACTCTTTGTGCAAAAAGCGACAGAACTCTATTTGAAAGCGCAGGAGATTCCAATTATTGAACAAACGCAATCCTCTGCCGCAAAAAAACCAAAACTTTCTTTCAAAGATGTTGGTGGTTTGGAAAAACTCAAAGAAGCAATCACCAGCAAAATAATTCGTCCGCTGAAACATCCTTTTATCTATCAGCATTATGGCAAAAAAATTGGCGGCGGCATTTTATTGTATGGACCACCAGGATGCGGAAAGAGTCTCATCGCAGAAGCTGCTGCCGGTGAAGCAAACGTCGCATTCTTTCACGTGAAGTCCAGTGATCTCAAAGGGAAATACGTTGGTGAAACAGAGAAAAATATCGCGAATCTTTTCGCAGAAGCTCGAAAGTATCAGCCGAGCATTATTTTCTTTGACGAATTTGAATTACTTGGCGGAGAGCGAACAACAGCAGGAGAATATCAAAAAAGCGCTGTCGCGCAATTGCTTACTGAAATGAACGGTGTAGGAACAAAAAATGATCAAATCTTACTTATCGCCGCGACAAACGAACCGTGGAGTATTGATCTCGCGTTAAAACGAGAAGGACGATTTGGACAGACTGTTTTAGTTCCGCATCCAGATCTTGAAAGCAGAAAACAAATCTTTTCTCTCGCGTTGAAAGATAAGCCTGTTTCTTCTGATGTTGTTTTTGAAAAATTAGCCGCGCTCACCGATGGATACAGTGGCGCAGATATTACCGCGATTGTCAACATCGCAATCGATCAGGCAATGCAACGCTATTTTGCAACAAAATATTTGCAGGATCTGACGCTTGCTGATTTGTTGTTCGGCATTGATCAAGTTAAACCGCGGCTGAAACAATGGTACTCGAAAGCGAATAAAATCATTACAGAACGAAATGAACAGGAAGGGTATGAGGAGTTGGTTGGTGTAGCAGCCGTTTCCACATAA